The Cyanobacteria bacterium GSL.Bin1 DNA window CTCCTTGTCACATTCGTTGGAAAATCGGTTCTGCGCCTAATCATGCCATTGTGCGCTCCCACCTAATGTACTGTGATGAGATTCGAGAAATTCTTCAAGAGTTTGATTGTAAAGTTATTTTTATCTATCGAGATTTAAGAGATGTAGCAGTTTCCCATGCTTGCTGGATCCCCAAAGAAAAAAGAATTTTTCTCCATCAATATTATTTAGAGTTAAACGATTTTAACGAACAACTCATGCGTTCGATTAAAGGTGTTCCTTTAGGCACTCCCTTTGGTTCTAACCTTTCTCAACCTGATATCGGTCAAGACTTCTCACGCTGGAAAGGCTGGATCAACGACCCTAAAGTCTTAGCCATAAAATTTGAAGATTTAGTAGGATCAAGAGGCGGCAGTTCAGAAATAACCCGCTTCCAAACCATCCAAAAAATTGTCAATTATTTAGAGATTGATTTA harbors:
- a CDS encoding sulfotransferase, whose translation is MSYPIYNTLRLPVRDLVFLTKYLLKEKSFQTKTKAKAKPLVLCNSYPKSGTHLLYQILYSLPGLKAWDDIVSVQSLCGMMNPPCHIRWKIGSAPNHAIVRSHLMYCDEIREILQEFDCKVIFIYRDLRDVAVSHACWIPKEKRIFLHQYYLELNDFNEQLMRSIKGVPLGTPFGSNLSQPDIGQDFSRWKGWINDPKVLAIKFEDLVGSRGGSSEITRFQTIQKIVNYLEIDLTSQQIATQFASEAMNPQESHTFRKGGKGSIGRWRSLFTEAHKQAFKQVAGDLLIELNYESDHNW